A region from the Sphaerodactylus townsendi isolate TG3544 linkage group LG01, MPM_Stown_v2.3, whole genome shotgun sequence genome encodes:
- the LOC125442338 gene encoding arp2/3 complex-activating protein rickA-like has translation MSGQPAYQQKKQNSILPPALTKPTPEPGSEPEPPAPDHESKPRPPANKEPENPPQEGNGSNGKKDPPTQPPASGNDKKDPPTQPPTSDNGEKDPPTQPPASGNGKKDPPTQPPASGTEKEEVPEPSSEPPAREEKEPAPQAEQQVKEPAPLPPAPSKEPSKSDRPPAKEAEGRLRSQPRPPAGDNHQQKKQAAQWPPK, from the coding sequence ATGTCAGGACAGCCAGCATATCAGCAAAAAAAGCAGAACTCCATTCTTCCTCCTGCGCTGACCAAGCCGACTCCAGAACCTGGCTCGGAACCGGAACCGCCAGCACCGGATCATGAATCGAAACCTCGCCCTCCTGCAAACAAAGAACCCGAAAATCCACCTCAAGAAGGAAACGGCTCCAATGGTAAGAAGGACCCGCCTACCCAACCGCCAGCATCTGGCAATGATAAGAaggacccacccacccagcctccAACATCTGACAATGGTGAGAaggacccacccacccagcctccAGCATCTGGCAACGGTAAGAaggacccacccacccagcctccTGCATCTGGTACTGAAAAGGAGGAGGTGCCAGAGCCCAGTTCTGAACCCCCCGCAAGAGAGGAGAAGGAGCCTGCACCCCAGGCGGAGCAGCAAGTAAAGGAACCGGCGCCTTTGCCTCCAGCCCCGAGCAAAGAGCCCAGCAAGTCAGATCGTCCCCCAGCCAAGGAGGCCGAAGGTCGTCTTCGCTCCCAGCCACGCCCGCCTGCAGGAGACAATCACCAGCAGAAGAAGCAGGCAGCTCAGTGGCCACCTAAGTAG